The Pangasianodon hypophthalmus isolate fPanHyp1 chromosome 5, fPanHyp1.pri, whole genome shotgun sequence genome includes a window with the following:
- the igfbp2b gene encoding insulin-like growth factor-binding protein 2-B isoform X3 — MRSRCVRALLLASLALLFSSSSSSSSSSAEVVFRCPSCTAEQQAACPKPPTPCAELVREPGCGCCPVCALQLGEPCGVYTARCGSGLRCSPSEGAEMPLDELVRGFGSCQVRTENTDTHDERDLESEYAEPYATRLPIPRKPNKDTNYWHMRETMFKHHQNEQKTRMMNRVDEPKNPRPRMSQCQQELDKVLEEIAKMTFHDNKGHLENLYELTFPNCDSNGQYNIKQCHMSTHGQRGECWCVNPHTGIQIPSSIRVRGDPNCSQYYSGPELKSTTSLYK, encoded by the exons ATGCGGTCGCGGTGCGTGCGCGCTTTGTTGCTCGCCTCCTTGGCGCTGCTcttctcatcctcctcctcctcctcctcctccagcgCTGAGGTCGTATTCCGCTGTCCGAGCTGTACGGCGGAGCAGCAGGCGGCGTGTCCTAAACCCCCGACCCCGTGCGCGGAGCTGGTGCGGGAGCCGGGATGCGGCTGCTGTCCCGTGTGCGCGCTGCAGCTCGGAGAGCCGTGCGGGGTTTACACGGCGCGCTGCGGGAGCGGCCTGCGCTGCTCCCCGAGCGAGGGCGCCGAGATGCCGCTGGACGAGCTGGTGAGGGGATTCGGGAGCTGCCAGGTCCGAACCGAGAACACGGACACTCACGATGAGCGCGACCTCGAGTCCGAATACG CAGAGCCATACGCTACGAGGCTTCCAATCCCAAGGAAGCCAAACAAAGATACCAACTACTGGCACATGAGGGAGACTATGTTCAAGCATCACCAGAATGAGCAGAAGACCAGGATGATGAACCGTGTGGATGAGCCCAAAAACCCTCGTCCCAGAATG AGTCAGTGTCAGCAGGAGCTGGATAAGGTGCTGGAAGAGATCGCTAAAATGACCTTCCATGACAACAAGGGACACCTGGAGAACCTGTATGAGCTAACATTTCCCAACTGTGATAGTAACggacaatataatataaaacag TGCCACATGTCCACCCACGGGCAAAGGGGTGAATGCTGGTGCGTGAACCCCCACACTGGTATCCAGATTCCCTCCTCCATCAGAGTGCGGGGTGACCCCAACTGCAGCCAGTACTACAGCGGGCCCGAGCTCAAGTCCACTACCAGCCTGTACAAATAG
- the igfbp2b gene encoding insulin-like growth factor-binding protein 2-B isoform X1, giving the protein MRSRCVRALLLASLALLFSSSSSSSSSSAEVVFRCPSCTAEQQAACPKPPTPCAELVREPGCGCCPVCALQLGEPCGVYTARCGSGLRCSPSEGAEMPLDELVRGFGSCQVRTENTDTHDERDLESEYAEPYATRLPIPRKPNKDTNYWHMRETMFKHHQNEQKTRMMNRVDEPKNPRPRMSQCQQELDKVLEEIAKMTFHDNKGHLENLYELTFPNCDSNGQYNIKQGPCLSCVPFNYDLILGVLSGGSEIRAVTNEAGTVVAGVWLHPPRLSSDHLPHVHPRAKG; this is encoded by the exons ATGCGGTCGCGGTGCGTGCGCGCTTTGTTGCTCGCCTCCTTGGCGCTGCTcttctcatcctcctcctcctcctcctcctccagcgCTGAGGTCGTATTCCGCTGTCCGAGCTGTACGGCGGAGCAGCAGGCGGCGTGTCCTAAACCCCCGACCCCGTGCGCGGAGCTGGTGCGGGAGCCGGGATGCGGCTGCTGTCCCGTGTGCGCGCTGCAGCTCGGAGAGCCGTGCGGGGTTTACACGGCGCGCTGCGGGAGCGGCCTGCGCTGCTCCCCGAGCGAGGGCGCCGAGATGCCGCTGGACGAGCTGGTGAGGGGATTCGGGAGCTGCCAGGTCCGAACCGAGAACACGGACACTCACGATGAGCGCGACCTCGAGTCCGAATACG CAGAGCCATACGCTACGAGGCTTCCAATCCCAAGGAAGCCAAACAAAGATACCAACTACTGGCACATGAGGGAGACTATGTTCAAGCATCACCAGAATGAGCAGAAGACCAGGATGATGAACCGTGTGGATGAGCCCAAAAACCCTCGTCCCAGAATG AGTCAGTGTCAGCAGGAGCTGGATAAGGTGCTGGAAGAGATCGCTAAAATGACCTTCCATGACAACAAGGGACACCTGGAGAACCTGTATGAGCTAACATTTCCCAACTGTGATAGTAACggacaatataatataaaacag GGTCCCTGTTTAAGCTGTGTCCCATTCAATTATGACCTCATTTTGGGAGTGCTCAGTGGGGGGTCAGAGATCCGTGCTGTGACCAATGAGGCGGGTACTGTCGTTGCCGGGGTTTGGCTCCACCCTCCACGTCTCTCTTCTGATCACT TGCCACATGTCCACCCACGGGCAAAGGGGTGA
- the igfbp2b gene encoding insulin-like growth factor-binding protein 2-B isoform X2, giving the protein MRSRCVRALLLASLALLFSSSSSSSSSSAEVVFRCPSCTAEQQAACPKPPTPCAELVREPGCGCCPVCALQLGEPCGVYTARCGSGLRCSPSEGAEMPLDELVRGFGSCQVRTENTDTHDERDLESEYEPYATRLPIPRKPNKDTNYWHMRETMFKHHQNEQKTRMMNRVDEPKNPRPRMSQCQQELDKVLEEIAKMTFHDNKGHLENLYELTFPNCDSNGQYNIKQGPCLSCVPFNYDLILGVLSGGSEIRAVTNEAGTVVAGVWLHPPRLSSDHLPHVHPRAKG; this is encoded by the exons ATGCGGTCGCGGTGCGTGCGCGCTTTGTTGCTCGCCTCCTTGGCGCTGCTcttctcatcctcctcctcctcctcctcctccagcgCTGAGGTCGTATTCCGCTGTCCGAGCTGTACGGCGGAGCAGCAGGCGGCGTGTCCTAAACCCCCGACCCCGTGCGCGGAGCTGGTGCGGGAGCCGGGATGCGGCTGCTGTCCCGTGTGCGCGCTGCAGCTCGGAGAGCCGTGCGGGGTTTACACGGCGCGCTGCGGGAGCGGCCTGCGCTGCTCCCCGAGCGAGGGCGCCGAGATGCCGCTGGACGAGCTGGTGAGGGGATTCGGGAGCTGCCAGGTCCGAACCGAGAACACGGACACTCACGATGAGCGCGACCTCGAGTCCGAATACG AGCCATACGCTACGAGGCTTCCAATCCCAAGGAAGCCAAACAAAGATACCAACTACTGGCACATGAGGGAGACTATGTTCAAGCATCACCAGAATGAGCAGAAGACCAGGATGATGAACCGTGTGGATGAGCCCAAAAACCCTCGTCCCAGAATG AGTCAGTGTCAGCAGGAGCTGGATAAGGTGCTGGAAGAGATCGCTAAAATGACCTTCCATGACAACAAGGGACACCTGGAGAACCTGTATGAGCTAACATTTCCCAACTGTGATAGTAACggacaatataatataaaacag GGTCCCTGTTTAAGCTGTGTCCCATTCAATTATGACCTCATTTTGGGAGTGCTCAGTGGGGGGTCAGAGATCCGTGCTGTGACCAATGAGGCGGGTACTGTCGTTGCCGGGGTTTGGCTCCACCCTCCACGTCTCTCTTCTGATCACT TGCCACATGTCCACCCACGGGCAAAGGGGTGA